In a single window of the Daphnia carinata strain CSIRO-1 chromosome 4, CSIRO_AGI_Dcar_HiC_V3, whole genome shotgun sequence genome:
- the LOC130687297 gene encoding SH3 and multiple ankyrin repeat domains protein 2-like, with protein sequence MMMMMMEENSSIKSAGSSMALAAVAEAAACALETHHDAASPATVSVRIYVPELNVQKVIHFHREELVWNVKQQCLATLPKELKESFNYGLFYPPCNGRAGKFLDEERPLSDYPFNGPGGYLELKYKRRVYKMLHLDEKQLRSLHTRVNLRRFFDYVTSGQTEKITKMCAKGLDPNIHCQDTGETPLTLAAVSSRPGPLLLALVGGGALIDYRTRCGSTALHRAAEKNSIEAVRTLLDLGASPNVRDAKGLTPLWTAVSAKASPMLCQALLHDYSIHGVQDAQGWHEVHQACRNGLVQHLENLLFYGADMNAKNASGNTPLHVCAVDNQEACARLLLFRGADREALNYANQTPYQVAVIAGNLELASLIHRFRSEDVVAFKETPSFNPRRRKSVLSMRHSVSSSVLDGSSIASSSTTGSSSTPSPTLVYNSLASRSMNRRQQPSPSPSNTDRWLELNPLCMSTVSVRSDTGSSSSCTAESEDNGSSLTDKISVDQCDIVSDSSGVGTSNSGSGGSYDANTPSEHSLVLPGMTVVCTEVYSCKEPNHLNLQPGDIIEVTGSTDCGLLEGWLRGDSGYFPPSCVQEVRLRNPAAIAAARHHPSPAVISKTNSSIPSMGMTLPVPVPVLQLGKTMEARAAGRREMTAQNYGTTPRMKSMYSEPRTVILHKGQRGFGFVLRGAKTMTGMKDLNPVQNRVPALQYLDSVESGSVADRAGLQPGDFILAINGEDLAKASHETVVDCIRRSGNLVQLTICSATVQTVSPSVSQSISEYALTGPSSSRQYSTLPRKLPGRPPQPPKRDPRTTLSVGRARARSMVVALNDMETSQLSNEPAEDIYSNSSSSRTASIRSRSGSGRVSTTDLERLSIPTAVVPPAPPSESNRSPRVYASVAEMKRMRKLKNSAELLKLHKEFHSTPELCWEQQQNGEVMTSSWTAEVEISQDVQSAEDWRKSQSQENVYGMELQAHNQRNARRSWAVNNIKPGGPRRSGVRYHGSWQNIEDSYRQSEDDDDGDETEEEDDGEEEAEDATTPIADQLNLLGNRDYRAVKACRPVYSTGNCNTLPKRAGSPHCTAPPPDHPPPPPPPPSQVVRVDVTKSHSEYAAVAATGGERPTTPVMSSFRPSDNAKLYALPEDLKNVGYMTLRPTGSKKMATVSAIAGSPPSSAASRSKSLPPRSSRPNVQVKQQTKNEEPRVSVTVNSTPVIPDPDYDSEEEAHQNGMLARGKTSCVMVGHESSDNEPRTKLLIEIKQQAAQKPHRVEVEGGKRGSLPKSQSFCADLLKAKSLLKNSQSYPEELSDCQLIQDSYPEDAYVTFVPVNGQSDEAQYGHSKNGRRTGTLTRHAVSLIQLPPPVENGETDADDRLQSNHQSEVAAEQDSVSTVSTLSSLSTSTNSSERDDATILENHKPVKKINRHWREAGGPSEHQPATDGERTIEESLQLIRKHVDELSGMNRSPTKKTAPVVPPPPQFVEAVVSADNEDSFLAPPPPEFSDAVTMTKTTHKSGQRQLPKSMSSGQLRDALGDGSDDAAPISFSSHFLNRRMVERRLSDDAINSSNKAPTVRVVGTVPKKVSFSPDVIEAETSRAGHQEMVATTRKFPHKPLHEWTVNDTADWLDSIFLNEYKGVFMKRNIDGPSLMQINNETLMNMGVKRLGHRLNIEKSLKHYARDPRN encoded by the exons atgatgatgatgatgatggaagaaAACAGTAGCATCAAATCAGCCGGCTCGTCGATGGCGTTGGCGGCCGTGGCCGAAGCGGCTGCGTGCGCGCTAGAGACGCATCACGACGCCGCCAGTCCGGCCACCGTCTCTGTCCGCATTTACGTGCCGGAGCTCAACGTCCAGAAGGTGATCCACTTCCACCGCGAGGAGCTCGTCTGGAATGTCAAACAGCAGTGTTTGGCCACTCTGCCCAAA GAGCTGAAGGAAAGTTTCAACTATGGGCTGTTTTATCCGCCTTGCAATGGCCGGGCCGGCAAATTTTTGGACGAGGAACGTCCCCTCTCAGATTACCCGTTCAACGGACCTGGCGGCTACCTCGAG TTGAAGTACAAGAGACGCGTGTACAAGATGTTACACTTGGACGAGAAACAATTGCGCTCGCTTCACACACGCGTCAACTTGCGTCGCTTTTTCGACTACGTGACCAGCGGCCAAACGGAGAAGATCACCAAAATGTGTGCCAAAGGACTGGATCCCAACATTCATTGTCAAGACACGGGCG AAACTCCCCTGACGTTGGCTGCAGTTTCTTCTCGCCCAGGGCCATTGCTTTTGGCCCTGGTCGGTGGCGGTGCACTGATCGATTACCGAACGAGATGTGGCTCAACCGCCCTGCACAGGGCTGCTGAGAAGAACAGCATAGAAGCTGTCAGGACTCTTCTGGACCTGGGGGCCTCCCCTAATGTCCGTGATGCCAAAGGGCTGACCCCTCTGTGGACCGCAGTCTCAGCTAAAGCATCTCCAATGCTATGTCAAGCTCTCCTCCATGACTACTCCATCCACGGTGTCCAAGATGCTCAAGGGTGGCATGAGGTCCATCAG GCCTGCCGTAATGGACTCGTACAGCATTTGGAGAACCTGCTGTTTTACGGAGCCGACATGAACGCCAAGAATGCATCAGGCAACACACCCTTGCACGTTTGCGCCGTAGACAATCAGGAAGCGTGCGCCCGACTGCTGCTCTTCCGGGGGGCCGATCGCGAAGCTCTTAACTACGCCAATCAGACACCCTACCAGGTGGCGGTAATTGCCGGCAACCTGGAGCTGGCCTCTCTCATCCATCGGTTCCGAAGTGAGGATGTCG TGGCATTCAAGGAAACGCCGTCGTTCAATCCCCGTCGGCGAAAGTCGGTGCTGTCAATGAGACACTCGGTATCGTCCAGTGTCCTCGATGGCTCTTCCATCGCGTCGTCGTCGACGACCGGCTCCAGCAGCACCCCCAGTCCAACGTTGGTCTACAATTCTCTGGCGAGCAGGTCGATGAATCGACGCCAACAGCCATCGCCGTCCCCATCCAACACGGACCGTTGGCTGGAATTGAATCCGCTCTGTATGAGCACCGTGTCTGTGCGCAGCGATACGGGAAGCTCCTCTTCGTGTACGGCCGAAAGCGAGGATAACGGCAGCAGCTTAACTG acAAAATCAGCGTTGACCAGTGCGACATTGTCAGTGATAGCTCGGGCGTTGGCACGTCCAACAGCGGAAGCGGCGGTAGCTACGACGCCAACACGCCATCGGAACATTCTTTGGTTTTGCCGGGCATGACGGTTGTCTGCACAGAAGTGTACAGCTGCAAAGAGCCCAACCACCTGAATTTGCAACCAGGAGATATAATTGAAG TGACGGGATCAACCGACTGCGGATTATTGGAAGGATGGTTGAGAGGAGACAGCGGTTACTTTCCGCCCAGCTGCGTCCAAGAAGTCAGACTTCGCAATCCGGCCGCCATTGCAGCGGCCAGGCACCATCCCAGCCCTGCTGTCATCTCCAAAACCAATTCGAGTATCCCATCTATGGGCATGACCCTTCCCGTGCCCGTTCCCGTTTTGCAATTGGGCAAAACTATGGAAGCCAGAGCCGCCGGCCGTAGGGAAATGACTGCACAAAACTATGGAACGACTCCGCGAATGAAGTCGAT GTACAGCGAACCACGAACCGTTATACTTCATAAAGGCCAGCGAGGATTTGGGTTCGTCTTACGTGGCGCTAAAACAATGACAGGCATGAAAGATCTAAACCCTGTTCAGAATCGAGTTCCGGCTTTACAATATTTGGATAGCGTCGAATCCGGCAGCGTAGCCGATCGAGCTGGTCTTCAGCCCGGTGATTTCATCCTTGCC ATTAACGGCGAAGATCTGGCCAAAGCTTCGCACGAGACGGTGGTCGATTGCATCCGGCGTTCTGGTAATTTAGTTCAGCTGACTATCTGCTCTGCCACCGTCCAAACTGTCAGCCCGTCAGTCAGCCAATCAATCAGTGAATACGCCCTAACAGGGCCGAGTAGTAGTCGACAGTATTCAACACTTCCTAGGAAGCTACCCG GCCGACCTCCCCAACCGCCGAAACGAGATCCGAGAACTACTTTAAGTGTTGGCCGCGCCCGCGCCCGTTCGATGGTCGTTGCGCTCAATGATATGG AAACATCACAATTGAGCAACGAACCGGCTGAGGATATCTACTCCAATTCTTCGTCATCAAGGACGGCTTCCATTCGTTCACGTTCAGGCTCTGGAAGAGTTTCCACCACCGATCTTGAGAGATTGTCCATCCCCACAGCTGTTGTTCCTCCTGCGCCCCCATCGGAGTCTAACAGATCGCCTCGCGTGTACGCCAGTGTGGCGGAAATGAAACGCATGAGA AAACTGAAGAATTCGGCGGAATTGCTGAAATTACACAAAGAATTTCACAGCACACCGGAACTGTGCTGGGAGCAACAGCAAAATGGTGAAGTAATGACGTCTTCATGGACAGCCGAAGTGGAAATTTCACAGGATGTTCAATCAGCCGAGGATTGGCGAAAAAGTCAGAGCCAGGAAAACGTCTATGGCATGGAATTGCAGGCGCATAATCAACGCAATGCACGTCGTTCATGGGCCGTGAACAATATAAAGCCGGGAGGTCCACGCCGTTCAGGCGTACGTTATCATGGCTCGTGGCAAAACATCGAGGATTCGTATCGTCAATCGGAGGATGACGACGATGGTGACGAAACGGAAGAAGAGGACGATGGTGAGGAAGAAGCTGAGGACGCGACCACACCAATCGCCgatcaattaaatttgttgGGCAATCGAGATTACCGTGCCGTAAAGGCGTGTAGACCGGTGTACTCCACCGGAAATTGCAACACCCTACCCAAAAGAGCTGGCAGCCCACATTGTACCGCTCCTCCACCTGATCATCCGccacctcctccacctccGCCTTCGCAGGTCGTCCGAGTTGACGTAACCAAATCGCATAGCGAATACGCTGCCGTGGCTGCGACGGGCGGCGAACGTCCCACGACTCCAGTCATGTCCAGCTTCCGACCTAGCGACAATGCTAAGCTTTACGCTCTGCCAGAAGACCTGAAAAATGTCGGCTACATGACACTCCGCCCGACAGGGTCGAAAAAGATGGCTACCGTGTCAGCAATCGCAGGATCTCCTCCCTCGTCCGCGGCCTCTAGATCTAAAAGCTTGCCGCCTCGCAGTAGCCGGCCGAATGTTCAGGTGAAGCAGCAGACGAAGAACGAAGAGCCACGCGTCAGCGTGACTGTCAACTCTACGCCGGTTATTCCCGATCCGGACTAcgacagtgaagaagaagctCATCAGAACGGCATGCTGGCACGAGGCAAAACGTCGTGCGTGATGGTGGGACACGAGTCTTCCGACAACGAGCCACGAACCAAGTTACTGATTGAAATCAAGCAACAAGCTGCCCAGAAGCCACATCGAGTCGAAGTGGAAGGAGGAAAACGGGGGAGTTTACCGAAATCTCAAAGCTTCTGCGCCGATCTACTAAAGGCGAAATCtttgttgaaaaattcgcaATCTTACCCCGAAGAGCTGAGCGATTGCCAACTTATTCAGGATTCGTATCCGGAAGACGCTTACGTCACGTTTGTACCGGTGAACGGCCAGTCGGACGAGGCGCAATACGGGCACAGTAAAAATGGCCGCCGAACGGGGACGCTCACGCGTCACGCGGTGTCTTTGATTCAATTGCCACCACCCGTCGAAAACGGAGAGACAGACGCCGATGACAGGTTGCAATCTAATCATCAATCAGAGGTGGCCGCCGAACAGGATTCCGTCAGCACGGTATCGACGTTGAGTTCATTATCGACCAGCACCAACTCGTCGGAGAGGGACGATGCAACGATACTCGAAAATCATAAACCGGTCAAGAAGATCAACAGGCATTGGCGAGAGGCGGGTGGCCCGTCTGAACACCAACCGGCGACCGACGGCGAGAGGACAATCGAAGAGAGTCTCCAACTGATCAGGAAGCACGTCGATGAATTGAGCGGAATGAATCGCTCGCCCACGAAGAAGACTGCGCCCGTCGTCCCTCCACCTCCGCAGTTCGTCGAAGCGGTCGTTTCCGCGGACAATGAAGATTCGTTTCTCGCTCCCCCGCCACCGGAATTTTCGGATGCAGTAACGATGACGAAGACGACGCACAAATCCGGCCAGCGTCAATTACCGAAATCGATGAGCTCGGGCCAATTGCGGGACGCGTTGGGAGATGGGAGCGACGATGCGGCGCCAATCTCGTTCTCGTCGCACTTTCTCAATCGTCGCATGGTTGAACGTCGTTTGAGCGATGACgccatcaacagcagcaataAAGCGCCCACCGTTCGAGTGGTTGGCACCGTCCCCAAGAAGGTGTCTTTCAGTCCGGACGTTATCGAAGCCGAAACGAGCCGTGCTGGACATCAAGAAATGGTGGCGACCACTCGGAAATTTCCACACAAGCCTCTTCACGAGTGGACCGTCAACGACACGGCTGATTGGCTGGACAGCATCTTCCTCAACGAATACAAGGGCGTATTTATGAAGCGGAACATTGACGGCCCTAGTTTGATGCAGATTAACAACGAAACGCTGATGAATATGGGAGTCAAACGTTTAGGGCACAGGCTGAACATTGAAAAATCATTGAAGCATTACGCTCGCGATCCGAGGAATTGA